The Candidatus Koribacter versatilis Ellin345 genome has a segment encoding these proteins:
- a CDS encoding nuclear transport factor 2 family protein, translating into MANTKAVIEQAYSAFNQRDIDGVLALMTEDVTWPKASEGGRAVGKEEIRAYWTRQWREFDPHVEPLAITTEDGGRIRVRVHQLVKNLAGEVLLDREVFHLFTMNNGLIAAMEIEDQPDSAGPSPAFTHRS; encoded by the coding sequence ATGGCAAACACCAAGGCGGTGATTGAGCAGGCGTACTCCGCATTCAATCAGCGCGATATCGACGGCGTATTAGCGCTGATGACCGAAGACGTGACTTGGCCGAAAGCTTCGGAGGGCGGCAGAGCTGTCGGAAAAGAAGAAATCCGCGCCTACTGGACGCGACAGTGGCGAGAGTTCGATCCCCATGTCGAACCGCTTGCAATCACCACCGAAGACGGAGGCAGAATCCGCGTCAGGGTGCACCAGCTCGTCAAGAATCTTGCGGGGGAGGTTTTATTGGACCGCGAGGTTTTCCATCTATTCACCATGAATAACGGCCTGATCGCCGCCATGGAAATCGAGGACCAGCCCGATTCAGCCGGTCCCTCCCCCGCCTTCACACATCGGTCCTGA
- a CDS encoding D-TA family PLP-dependent enzyme translates to MANILLPALPLADYHIDSIESAITPALAIYLDLVDANIRTTLRLLNGDPDRWRPHVKTAKLAAVMSRLVESGVTNFKCATTLELLTACEVGARDVLVAYSNHGARAVRIKEIAAMFPKVRISVVVEALDEVSTWRHSGISAFIDVDPGMNRTGISQDCEEDIVRLAQGLQTEGVPFRGLHYYDGHHRNANLSEREQAAHHGYDHLLRIVGALQQHGLPVEEVITAGTPAFPASLTYSGFQRAEFKHRMSPGTVVYGDMSSLAQLPQEWGYQPAALVVSTVVSHPQADVFTCDAGHKSVSADAGIPNCSVVGHPEFEPLHPSEEHLPVRVPSGSARPSRGNILYLVPRHVCPTVNNFDHALIIRDHRIVEVAPVTARGREVPLAENFQQQLRT, encoded by the coding sequence ATGGCAAACATTCTTCTCCCCGCACTTCCGCTCGCCGACTACCACATCGATTCCATCGAATCCGCGATTACGCCTGCGCTCGCCATCTACCTCGACCTCGTGGATGCCAACATCCGCACTACGCTTCGCCTGCTCAATGGCGATCCCGACCGCTGGCGTCCGCACGTCAAGACCGCGAAACTCGCCGCCGTCATGTCGAGATTAGTGGAGTCGGGCGTCACGAATTTCAAGTGCGCCACCACGTTGGAACTGTTGACCGCCTGCGAAGTCGGCGCCCGCGACGTTCTGGTCGCCTACTCAAACCACGGTGCTCGCGCGGTCCGGATCAAAGAGATCGCAGCCATGTTTCCCAAGGTTCGGATTTCCGTGGTTGTAGAAGCTCTCGATGAAGTAAGCACCTGGCGGCACTCCGGCATCAGCGCCTTCATTGATGTGGATCCCGGTATGAATCGCACCGGCATCTCGCAAGATTGCGAAGAAGATATCGTTCGCCTCGCTCAGGGTCTTCAGACCGAAGGCGTTCCCTTCCGCGGCCTGCACTATTACGACGGCCACCATCGCAACGCGAACCTATCGGAGCGCGAGCAAGCCGCACACCACGGCTACGACCACCTTCTGCGCATCGTCGGAGCACTGCAACAGCACGGCCTCCCTGTCGAAGAAGTAATCACCGCTGGAACCCCGGCTTTCCCGGCTTCCCTCACCTACTCTGGCTTCCAGCGCGCTGAGTTCAAACATCGCATGTCGCCAGGCACGGTGGTTTACGGAGACATGAGCAGCCTCGCGCAACTTCCGCAGGAATGGGGATATCAACCTGCTGCGCTCGTCGTCAGCACGGTCGTCAGCCACCCGCAAGCCGACGTTTTCACCTGCGATGCCGGTCACAAGTCCGTCTCAGCCGATGCCGGAATCCCCAACTGTAGCGTCGTCGGTCATCCGGAATTCGAGCCGCTCCATCCCAGCGAAGAGCATCTGCCGGTCCGCGTCCCATCGGGCTCGGCGCGCCCGTCTCGCGGCAACATCCTCTATCTCGTTCCGCGACACGTCTGCCCCACCGTGAACAACTTCGACCACGCATTAATCATTCGTGACCATCGCATCGTGGAGGTCGCGCCCGTTACTGCCAGGGGACGAGAAGTTCCCCTTGCCGAAAACTTTCAGCAGCAGCTCCGCACATAG
- a CDS encoding peptidyl-prolyl cis-trans isomerase, whose product MIRFLQTPSKTKKIVLGGLLTVICVMMVVTLIPGGGIFGFGDTTVTGDSDLAKVDGEAITAADASKAAQNMAQQQRYPAQFVPFLMPQAVEMLIKQKAVLDEAHRMGLNVSDEELRAVLHKGQFGEILFPKGNYVGDDAYQNFVQSQFSMTVPQFELELKKSIEIQKLRGVVEASATVADADIDNLVRQQQTKVKFDYASLSLADIEKGINPSDAEMKAWYEAHKDQFKDSLPEKRKIKYVSVIGSKLPGVQPSDADIQKYYNDHKTEFTIPQTATVQHILVMVPQGADAKTDAAAKAKAEDYLKQARGGANFGELAKKYSDDKGTGDSTLEVTPQGNLVKEFKDASLAGKTGDILGPVKTQFGYHIIKIQKNEPAGARSLDEVKSQIAIVMGGQKAADAAQKAADNLRNSARVQGLDKAAAAAGDTVETTDFVTQSSLLPGIGQAPQFMNAVFKANAKSGADVAPITGGYAVYEVTDVQPPATPTFEQAKAQVEQQFKAGKAQTLIVQKAQELADRARTEHDLKKAAKEAGVTVKTSEMVTQSSQVPDVGSLSGPSFTAVFAGKTGDIIGPVQGGRNAIVIAVVEKQEPTADEMTKGKEEARQQLLAKKKDEVLEIYVSNLIASMEKSGKIKRNKKAIERLSQGAGLGSSQGE is encoded by the coding sequence ATGATTCGATTCCTGCAGACCCCTTCCAAGACCAAGAAGATCGTGCTTGGAGGCCTCCTCACTGTTATTTGCGTCATGATGGTCGTTACCCTCATTCCGGGCGGCGGCATTTTCGGCTTCGGCGACACCACGGTTACTGGCGACAGCGACCTGGCCAAAGTTGATGGTGAAGCCATCACCGCGGCCGATGCTTCGAAGGCTGCCCAGAACATGGCCCAGCAGCAGCGCTATCCGGCGCAATTCGTTCCGTTCCTCATGCCGCAAGCGGTCGAGATGCTGATCAAGCAGAAGGCCGTGCTCGATGAAGCGCATCGCATGGGACTGAACGTTTCCGATGAGGAACTCCGCGCGGTGCTGCACAAGGGGCAGTTCGGCGAAATCCTCTTCCCGAAGGGCAACTACGTGGGCGACGACGCCTACCAGAACTTTGTGCAGAGCCAGTTCAGCATGACGGTCCCGCAGTTCGAACTGGAACTGAAGAAGTCGATCGAGATCCAGAAGCTGCGCGGCGTGGTGGAAGCCAGCGCAACGGTAGCGGATGCCGACATTGACAACCTGGTGCGGCAGCAGCAGACCAAGGTGAAGTTCGATTACGCATCGCTCTCATTGGCCGACATCGAAAAGGGCATTAATCCGAGCGACGCCGAAATGAAGGCGTGGTACGAGGCGCACAAGGACCAGTTCAAGGACTCGCTGCCGGAAAAGCGCAAGATCAAGTACGTCTCCGTAATTGGTAGCAAGCTGCCGGGCGTGCAGCCGAGCGATGCCGACATCCAGAAGTACTACAACGACCACAAGACGGAGTTCACAATTCCGCAGACCGCGACCGTCCAGCACATCCTGGTGATGGTGCCGCAGGGCGCGGATGCCAAGACCGATGCCGCTGCCAAAGCGAAGGCGGAAGATTACCTGAAGCAGGCAAGGGGCGGAGCGAACTTCGGCGAACTGGCTAAGAAGTATTCGGACGACAAGGGCACCGGCGACAGCACTCTGGAAGTGACGCCGCAGGGCAACCTTGTGAAGGAGTTTAAGGACGCGTCGTTGGCGGGCAAGACGGGCGACATCCTTGGACCGGTGAAGACGCAGTTCGGGTACCACATTATTAAGATCCAGAAGAACGAACCGGCAGGCGCCAGGTCGCTGGATGAAGTGAAGTCGCAAATCGCTATCGTGATGGGCGGACAGAAGGCTGCCGATGCGGCGCAGAAAGCGGCTGATAACCTTCGCAATTCGGCGCGCGTGCAGGGGCTGGACAAGGCTGCTGCGGCCGCTGGCGACACGGTGGAGACGACCGACTTCGTTACGCAGTCGTCTTTGTTGCCGGGAATCGGGCAGGCTCCCCAGTTCATGAACGCGGTCTTCAAGGCGAATGCCAAGAGCGGCGCAGACGTCGCGCCGATCACGGGTGGCTACGCCGTCTACGAAGTGACCGATGTGCAGCCTCCGGCGACGCCGACCTTCGAGCAGGCGAAGGCGCAGGTCGAGCAGCAGTTCAAGGCCGGCAAGGCGCAGACGCTGATCGTGCAGAAGGCACAGGAACTGGCCGATCGCGCGCGCACCGAGCATGACCTGAAGAAGGCTGCGAAGGAAGCGGGCGTGACGGTGAAGACCAGCGAGATGGTGACGCAGTCGTCGCAGGTGCCGGACGTCGGCTCCTTGAGCGGTCCGAGCTTCACGGCTGTGTTCGCCGGTAAGACTGGCGACATCATTGGGCCGGTGCAGGGCGGACGCAACGCCATTGTGATCGCGGTCGTCGAGAAGCAGGAACCGACGGCAGACGAGATGACCAAGGGCAAGGAAGAAGCGCGCCAGCAGTTGCTTGCCAAGAAGAAGGATGAAGTGCTCGAGATCTACGTTTCGAACCTGATCGCGAGCATGGAGAAGAGCGGCAAGATCAAGCGCAACAAGAAGGCGATTGAGCGCTTGTCGCAAGGTGCCGGATTGGGCTCGTCGC
- a CDS encoding DUF4118 domain-containing protein has protein sequence MSLATPAFTERRSSYRSYFVAIASVAIATLISFPLRDMFDHSRGLLLFVAIMFSAWYGGMRPGLLAGLLTGISFTVFFNDQHGLNVNLYGFTRVTVFSAAAFTVSYLMAKRNQALADALTANQELEKAIEEIHVLRGILPICMHCKQIRDGEGSWQEVESYIAAQTEAKFSHGVCPDCLDKFYPEVHNIAAR, from the coding sequence ATGTCTTTAGCCACGCCCGCTTTTACCGAGCGTCGAAGTTCGTATCGCAGCTATTTCGTAGCGATCGCCAGCGTCGCTATCGCTACCCTGATCAGTTTTCCGCTGCGCGACATGTTCGACCACAGCCGCGGCCTGCTTCTCTTCGTAGCCATCATGTTCAGCGCCTGGTACGGAGGCATGCGCCCCGGCCTGCTCGCCGGCCTGCTCACCGGTATCTCCTTCACGGTCTTCTTCAACGATCAGCACGGACTCAATGTGAATCTCTACGGGTTCACCCGTGTCACCGTTTTCAGTGCCGCAGCCTTCACCGTCAGCTACCTCATGGCGAAGCGTAACCAGGCCCTAGCCGACGCGCTCACTGCAAACCAGGAACTCGAAAAAGCGATCGAGGAAATCCACGTCCTTCGTGGCATTCTTCCCATCTGCATGCACTGCAAACAAATTCGAGACGGCGAAGGTTCCTGGCAGGAAGTCGAAAGCTACATCGCTGCCCAAACCGAAGCCAAGTTCAGCCACGGCGTCTGCCCCGATTGCCTCGATAAGTTCTACCCCGAAGTCCACAACATCGCCGCAAGGTAA
- a CDS encoding cation:proton antiporter, which produces MHADILLQISLAILVATGLALLAKLLRQPLILAYIAGGIIVGAVQGFGWVQTDVIEPISELGLILLLFMIGLEIDLKKLKSAGAPVLATGIVQFFACVGLGFAFFPLIGFSLRTGGLSVLYLSVACALSSTMIVVKLLYDKFEIDTVPGRITLGVLVFQDIWAILFLAIQHDLSHPRPLLLLLSLAKGIAVVAVAFAASRYLLPILFRSIAKSPELVLISALAWCFGVAMVASYVGLSREMGALIAGVAISTFPYNMDIVAKIITLRDFFVTLFFVTLGTKVPRPTFGLLLIAVGVSIFLNLSRFLTVFPVLHRFKEGNRASFLPALNLGQISEFSLVICALGVSVGHISDRILSVVLYTLVITSVTSTYAIMASHRIFTFVNRGLIAVGIHDLGDPAGEMEKPEPRPIVFLGFSRASSSMLVELLEMEPERKDEIAIIDFNPEAKAELDRRGLHVIYGDISHRDVLHHAGVEEAKLVISTIPDSLLKGTSNLKLLRMIRGLAPEADVIVTAEFFSHARELYAAGATFVFIPRLMSAVDLAGAVFAIMADQGEQLRERAQEALRDRDEVLP; this is translated from the coding sequence ATGCACGCTGACATCCTGCTGCAAATCTCGCTCGCGATCCTCGTCGCCACCGGACTGGCCTTGCTGGCGAAGCTCCTTCGCCAGCCGCTCATCCTCGCCTACATCGCTGGAGGCATCATCGTCGGCGCCGTGCAGGGGTTTGGCTGGGTGCAGACGGATGTCATCGAGCCCATCTCCGAACTTGGCTTGATTCTGCTGCTCTTCATGATCGGTCTCGAGATCGACCTGAAGAAGCTGAAGTCGGCGGGCGCGCCAGTCCTCGCCACGGGTATCGTTCAGTTTTTCGCCTGTGTCGGCCTCGGCTTTGCATTTTTCCCGCTCATCGGCTTTTCCCTCCGCACCGGAGGCCTCTCCGTCCTCTACCTCTCCGTCGCGTGCGCTCTCTCCAGCACCATGATTGTCGTAAAGCTCCTCTACGACAAGTTCGAGATCGACACCGTACCCGGCCGCATCACCCTTGGCGTCCTCGTCTTCCAGGACATCTGGGCCATTCTTTTCCTCGCCATCCAACACGACCTCAGCCACCCGCGCCCGTTGCTCTTGCTGCTCTCACTCGCCAAGGGCATTGCCGTCGTCGCTGTCGCGTTTGCCGCCAGCCGCTACCTGTTGCCGATTCTCTTTCGCTCCATCGCCAAAAGCCCAGAGCTGGTACTCATTAGCGCCCTCGCATGGTGTTTCGGCGTCGCCATGGTCGCAAGTTACGTGGGCCTTTCACGCGAGATGGGCGCACTCATCGCCGGCGTCGCCATCTCCACCTTCCCCTACAACATGGACATCGTCGCCAAGATCATCACCCTTCGCGACTTCTTCGTGACTCTCTTCTTCGTCACACTCGGAACCAAGGTCCCCCGCCCAACGTTCGGGCTGCTGCTCATCGCTGTCGGCGTCTCGATCTTCCTGAACCTCTCGCGCTTCCTCACCGTATTCCCGGTGTTGCATCGCTTCAAGGAAGGCAATCGCGCCAGCTTTTTACCGGCCCTGAATCTCGGCCAGATCAGCGAATTCTCCCTCGTCATCTGCGCCCTCGGCGTTTCCGTCGGACACATCTCCGATCGCATCCTTTCCGTCGTGCTCTACACGCTGGTCATCACATCGGTCACCTCGACGTACGCCATCATGGCGAGCCACCGCATCTTCACCTTCGTCAACCGTGGCCTCATCGCCGTTGGAATCCACGATCTCGGTGACCCCGCCGGCGAGATGGAGAAACCAGAGCCACGTCCAATCGTCTTCCTCGGCTTCTCACGCGCTAGTAGTTCCATGCTTGTTGAGTTATTAGAGATGGAGCCGGAGCGCAAGGACGAGATCGCGATCATTGACTTCAATCCCGAAGCTAAGGCTGAACTCGACCGCCGCGGCCTCCACGTCATCTATGGCGACATCAGTCATCGCGACGTGCTGCACCATGCCGGCGTCGAAGAAGCGAAGCTCGTCATCTCTACCATCCCCGACTCGCTCTTAAAAGGCACCAGCAATCTGAAACTCCTTCGCATGATTCGCGGCCTTGCGCCCGAGGCCGACGTCATCGTCACCGCCGAGTTTTTCTCCCACGCTCGCGAACTCTATGCCGCCGGAGCGACCTTCGTATTCATTCCGCGGCTGATGAGCGCGGTGGATCTCGCCGGCGCCGTCTTCGCTATCATGGCTGACCAGGGAGAACAACTTCGCGAGCGTGCCCAGGAAGCCCTCCGAGATCGCGACGAAGTCCTGCCCTGA
- a CDS encoding carbonic anhydrase, translated as MNALDLMLKRNKESAAPVPSLPQSLQTLKAVIIGCADMRVDPAHVLGIKPGEAVVIRNIGGRVTPGLLEEFGLLGRIGEVAGAIPGGGGEFHLIVLHHTDCGSTRLVGDPAMLAHYFQIPEREVEAKSVRDPRKSVAVDVAALRAIPALPDDWLISGLVYDVATGLVEVVVPASPIRAANAA; from the coding sequence ATGAATGCCCTTGATCTCATGTTGAAACGCAACAAAGAGTCCGCGGCCCCTGTGCCATCTCTTCCACAATCTTTGCAGACTTTGAAAGCAGTGATCATCGGTTGCGCCGATATGCGAGTTGATCCTGCTCACGTGCTTGGAATCAAACCCGGTGAGGCTGTGGTAATCAGAAACATCGGCGGTCGAGTTACACCGGGACTGCTCGAGGAGTTCGGTCTTCTCGGACGAATCGGCGAGGTTGCCGGAGCGATTCCGGGAGGCGGCGGGGAGTTTCACCTGATCGTACTTCATCACACGGATTGCGGCAGCACGCGCCTGGTGGGAGATCCGGCCATGCTTGCGCACTACTTTCAGATACCGGAAAGGGAAGTTGAGGCCAAGTCAGTCCGCGATCCACGCAAATCCGTTGCGGTCGACGTGGCTGCACTCAGAGCTATTCCGGCGTTGCCGGACGATTGGCTCATCTCTGGCCTCGTTTATGACGTTGCGACGGGACTGGTCGAGGTGGTTGTACCGGCATCGCCAATTCGAGCTGCGAATGCAGCCTGA
- a CDS encoding GlcG/HbpS family heme-binding protein, whose protein sequence is MSAVKLEDARRVIGAAEKKAKEIGQPMNIAVADEGGNIVAHVRMDNAWIGSIDISMKKAYTSRAFDIETKDLATHSQSGGQFFGIHASNDGKIMIFAGGIPLKRDGKVVGAIGVSGGSGDQDHAVAMAGAAAY, encoded by the coding sequence ATGTCCGCAGTGAAATTAGAGGATGCTCGCCGAGTGATCGGCGCGGCGGAGAAGAAGGCCAAAGAAATTGGCCAACCGATGAATATTGCAGTGGCAGACGAGGGCGGCAACATCGTGGCGCATGTGCGCATGGACAACGCGTGGATCGGCAGCATCGATATCTCGATGAAGAAGGCCTATACGTCGCGCGCGTTCGATATCGAGACGAAAGACCTGGCAACACATTCGCAGTCCGGCGGGCAGTTCTTCGGAATTCACGCGTCGAACGACGGGAAAATCATGATCTTCGCCGGCGGCATTCCGCTGAAGCGCGATGGAAAAGTGGTAGGCGCGATTGGCGTGAGCGGTGGATCGGGTGACCAGGACCACGCAGTGGCGATGGCCGGTGCAGCAGCGTACTGA
- a CDS encoding radical SAM protein yields MRKRPNSLHRNLVAARRRVRELAMIGRALASTDHPVMAHIIPMRQCNLSCKYCNEYDKVSKPVPLETIKRRIDLLAKLGTNIVTISGGEPLLHPDLDEIIRHMRKHPIIAGMITNGYLLTADRIKRLNNAGLDHLQISIDNVNPDDVSKKSLKVLDKKLQLLSEHADFHVNINSVVGGGVKDPHDALVVSRRALQLGFTSTVGIIHDGEGQLQPLNEEERAVFLKIKTLEKKSYSRFNHFQNNIAHGKPNEWRCRAGARYIYICEDGLVHYCSQQRGYPAVPLEQYTTADVKREFLTEKSCAPHCTISCVHQISYIDHWRAPQSITSAQPVPENELVQIE; encoded by the coding sequence ATGCGGAAGCGACCCAACAGTCTCCACAGGAACCTCGTAGCAGCCCGGCGCCGCGTTCGCGAGCTCGCCATGATTGGCCGCGCTCTTGCCTCTACCGATCACCCGGTAATGGCGCACATCATCCCCATGCGCCAGTGCAATCTTTCCTGCAAGTACTGCAACGAGTACGACAAGGTTTCCAAGCCGGTTCCGCTCGAGACCATCAAGCGCCGCATCGATCTCCTCGCCAAGCTGGGCACGAACATCGTCACCATCAGCGGCGGCGAACCCCTGCTCCACCCCGATCTCGACGAGATCATCCGGCACATGCGCAAGCACCCGATCATCGCCGGCATGATCACCAACGGCTACCTGCTCACCGCCGACCGCATCAAGCGCTTGAACAACGCCGGCCTCGACCACCTCCAGATCTCCATCGACAACGTTAATCCCGACGACGTCTCCAAAAAGAGCTTGAAGGTCCTCGACAAGAAACTCCAGCTCCTCTCCGAACACGCCGACTTCCACGTGAACATCAACTCCGTGGTCGGCGGCGGCGTGAAGGATCCGCACGACGCCCTGGTCGTCAGCCGTCGCGCATTGCAGTTAGGCTTCACCTCAACCGTCGGCATCATCCACGACGGCGAAGGCCAGCTCCAGCCCCTCAACGAAGAAGAGCGCGCCGTTTTCCTGAAGATCAAGACGCTAGAAAAGAAGAGCTACTCGCGCTTCAATCACTTCCAGAACAACATCGCGCACGGCAAGCCGAACGAGTGGCGATGCCGCGCCGGCGCCCGCTACATCTATATCTGTGAAGATGGCCTGGTGCACTACTGCTCGCAGCAGCGCGGCTACCCCGCCGTCCCGCTTGAGCAATACACCACAGCCGATGTGAAGCGCGAATTCCTAACCGAAAAGAGCTGCGCCCCGCACTGCACCATTTCGTGCGTCCACCAGATCAGTTACATCGACCACTGGCGCGCCCCGCAGTCCATCACATCAGCGCAACCCGTCCCCGAAAACGAGTTAGTGCAGATCGAGTAG